DNA from Meles meles chromosome Y, mMelMel3.1 paternal haplotype, whole genome shotgun sequence:
AGCGTGGCGCTGCCGCAGCTGAAGCAGCCGGGCAAGTCCATCTCCAACTGGGAGGTGATGGAGCGGCTGAAGGGCATGGTGCACAACCACCAGTTCTCCACGCTGCGCATCTCCAAGAGCACCATGGACTTCATCCGCTTCGAGGGCGAGGTGGAGAACAAGAGCCTGGTCAAGTCCTTCCTGGCCTGCCTGGACGGCAAGACCATCAAGCTCAGCGGCTTCTCCGACATCCTCAAGGTGCGCGCCGCCGAGTTCAAGATCGACTTCCCTACGCGCCACGACTGGGACTCCTTCTTCCGCGACGCCAAGGACATGAACGAGACGCTGCCCGGGGAGCGGCCCGACACCATCCACCTCGAGGGCCTGCCCTGCCGATGGTTCGCCCTCAAGGAGTCGGGCTCCGAGAAGCCCAGCGAGGAGGTGCTGGTCAAGGTGTTCGAGAAGTTCGGGGAGATCCGCAATGTGGACATCCCCATGCTGGACCCCTACCGGGAGGAGATGACCGGCCGCAACTTCCACACCTTCAGTTTCGGGGGACACTTGAACTTCGAGGCCTACGTGCAGTACCGCGAGTACGTGGGCTTCATCCAGGCCATGAGCGCTCTGCGTGGCATGAAGCTCATGTACAAGGGGGAGGACGGCAAGGCCGTGGCCTGCAACATCAAGGTGAGCCTGGCCCAGCGCCTGCCCTGGCCTGGGGCACCGTCGGGGGCAGGTCCCGTGGCTGGTTTGGGGGCCACGGGACCGCGGGCAGCCCTTGTTCGTGCAGTGCAGGCCCCGTGGTGGCCGGCCTGGTGGCATCAGTCTACAGGGACAGTGGGGTCCTGCTCGCGGGACGGAACACGCTCTCTTGAATAATGGGGACCTTCTTTCTAGACAGTCGGGGCAGGCAGTTGCCTCTGTGTCGCTGCGCGCTCCCCCCGGATCGTCCTGGAAGCTCCGTGTTGAGCCACCAAGTGGCACTGAGCGCTCCGACGCTTCCCAGGGGTCCAGTCCCCATGTCCCGGGTGCCCCCACCGTTGAGTGCGGGGTCTGTGGAACGCGGGCGTCCTGGGCCGTCCTGCAGCGCCTGCCGCGGGTCTGAAGCGTGCTCGCGGGTCACTGTGCTCTGTGCTGTTCGCCCCCGAAGGTCTCCTTTGACTCCACCAAGCACCTGAGCGACGCGTCCATTAAGAAGCGGCAGCTGGAGAGGCAGAAGCTGCAGGAgctggagcagcagagggaggagcagaagcgCCGCGAGAAGGAGGCGGAGGAGCGGCAGCGCGCGGAGGAGAGGTCGGTGTGCGCGCGCGGGCCCGGGCGTGCGTGCGTGCGTCTGAGTGCGCGCTTCTCTGTGCGCGCGTCTCCGTGCGCGTCCAGGACGTCTGTCTCCCAGTCCTGCTGTGCGTCCATGCGTCGCCGCCAGGGACCTGGGCCGCGCCGTCCCCGCACAGCGTCCCGTGTCTGCGCCACCGTGCACTCGGGGCGAAGCGCCGCTCGCAATGGGGACGGGACGCCTGGTGACCTCGGCCGCGTTCCAGGAGAAGCGGTTTCCGTGGTCAGGCTGTCGTCGCTGGGTTCTCCGGCCGGTCAGGCGTGGGGGGCGCACCCGGTCACCGTCGCTGTCCGTCCACGTTCCTGTGCTGTGGAAGGACTCTGAGCCGTGGCGCCCCTCGTTTCGGGGCATTTCTCCACCTTCCGCCAGCCCTCCTGCTCTTCACACATCTGTTCGCAGGTTTTGGGGTGTTTCCCTCGAGCGGTTTCCGTTCCGTGTGCTGCCGGCTGTCCGGGCAGGGCGCGTCTAATGGGGCCGCGTTCCCCGCCAGCGCTCTTGGGGTTTGCGTGTGCGTGGAGGGCTGTCTGCCTTCCCCTGCCGCCCGGGCGCCTTCACTCGGACCCCGTTGCGGAGGCGACTCGACGGATGTTTTGCTCCCGAGTCCAGCTGTGGGAACGTGGGTGCACACCACGTGCGTTACTCCTGCCCTGGCTCCGTGTCCTTTGCCAGGGAGAGGCGCCTTGCTGGCTCTGCAGGACGTGCAGGGCCGCTTGTGGGGTTGTGGCTGGGACCGGAGATTGAGCCGCAGAGTGCGGCCAACACCTGGGGCTCATGGTGCAGACGCTGCACCAGGCCGGTGGTGGGGGTCTTACCCTGAGCCCCGTCCCTGTGTCCGTGGGCTCCCGGGGCGGAGCGGGAAAGGCCGAGGCGGGAGGCTCCATCAGACCTCTGATGTGTGGCACGCACGGCAGCCAGCCCTTGTCCCCCAGCACGGACTGTGACCCCCACACCCgggcccctccccacacctgggcccctccccacacctctcaGGAGGCACCCGGGGTCTCACTAGAGCCGCCGTGTCCTGGACCTTTACcccaggaagaagcagggacTTGGCCCTGGAGGACAGGCTGCTCTGTCTGGGCTGGAGGCGTGAGGACAGACGGTGCcggctgaggggcagggagggcggCTCCGGGCCTCTGCTGAGGTCACCGAGTGCTCGTTAGAGGTGAggactgggaggggagggggccaggaTGGCCCCACGGAGCCCCCTGCTGCCGCCCTCCGGGGCTCTTTCCCAGCCTGAGTGTGCAGGCCAGCCTTGGGCAGCCTTGGCGCCCGTCCAGCCTTGGTCACTGGCGCGTGTTCACTTGGCCGCTTGCGAGTCTCAGACGGGTAGAGCGTGACGGGTGGCTGTCCCGCTCTGGCAGGCGGCCAGTCCCGGGCCTCCCGCTTGGCCTCTGCTCAGATATGTGCTCGCCGGCGGACGCCCCAGGCTACTTGGACCCGTGGGTCTCGGAGGTCTCCCTCCCTGCGTCCCGTCCCCCCAGAGCAGTTTTCCCCACTGTCCGGCGTCTCAGTTATTTGACCAACTTTGAATCCGCGTGCGGGTGAGGTTGCCGTGGAAACATACCCCACGGTTTGCAGACTTTCCCTGTAGGTCTCTGCGGCTCTCCTGGTTGCATTTTGATCCTCATTTTGgggacccctccccccgccggAAAGAAAAGATTTAATCCGTGGCGCTGGGCGTGGGTTTGGTTCGTGACAACCTGCCGTGTCCGGGTGGTATCTCTCAGCGACATGACTGTTTCCCTACCGGAGAGCGTGCTCTTAGGTACCCCCGGTTCGGGAGAGACACCGCCCGGCATGCTGTCTTCGGCCTCCGTCATTGTGGCCCTGTCCTTCCTGGAATGTCACACAGACGGGATCCCAGGGTACACGGTTTTCTGCGCTTAGTCCTTTCTTTAGCAAAATGCTTCCAGAACTCTCTATGGGACTGTGCATGCGTGCCTCCCGCTGTTTCCGTGCGCCCCACGGCCTGCGGAGCCCCAGCGGTGGGCTTTGTGCCCGTGGGAGCACCTGCCTGCAGGGCGTGTGCGCTGAGCCCTTCTGTCCTGAGCCGACGGCGGTATCTGAGCTGACGGCCGTGTGCAGGGAGTCTGCGGCGTGTGCCCCGCGGTGTCCGATGGGCTGGCGTGCTGCAGGCGCTGGACCGTGTCCTGACGGCCCTGTCCACCCCCTGCCCTTTCCCTGGGAATGGGCTTTGCCCCCGTGTCCGCTCATGTGCCGCCTCCCCTGTGTGGCAGGAGCACTGTGTATGGGGGCCCCAGGGGTCAGTCCTGTCTAGCCGTCCGGCTGGCGCTGTGTCAGGAGGTTCTCAGGCCGCCGGGGTCTCGTTGAAACCCAGAGTTTTTCTGTCCGACCCCCTTGTTTCCTTGTGGCTGCAGCCTGGTCGGCAGGACCGCCCCTCGGAAGGTTCTGAAAACCCGTGGTCTGCGTGCGTGTCCGCTCCTCCGGTTCCCGGGTTGAGCGGAGCCCGCGTGGGGGATACGGGTTAAAGCGTCCGCGCATGCCTGCGCTGGCACGTCCGCGCCGTCCCCTGGCGCGCAGCCCCCGCATGGCCGGTCCCGCGCGCCGCCGCGGCTGCTCCGTGCTCAGGGGAGCGGCCGGCTGTCCCCGCAGGAAGCAGAAGCAGCTGGAGGAGCTGGAGCGGGAGCGCAAGCGCGAGGAGAAGCTGCGCCGGCGGGAGCAGAAGCAGCGGGACCGCGAGCTGCGTCGCAGCCAGAAGAAGCTGGAGAAGCTGCAGGCGCAGGAGCAGAAGCAGCTGCAGGAGAAGATCCGGCTGGAGGAGCGCAAGCTGCTGCTGGCCCAGCGCAACCTGCAGTCCATCCGGCTCGTCGCTGAGCTGCTCAGCAGGGCCAAGGTGCGCGGCGCgcggggcgggcgcgggcgggcTTGTGGGGCAGCCTGGGCGCCGCATCCCTGACGGGGGCTGGCGTCACCGCCCCGTTCCCGCTGCCGCCAGGGTGACGTCGAGCGTCGGTACGGGCGGGGACCCTGTCTCCTCGGGGTCGGGGGCCTTCCTGCCTCGGCCCAGGTTCTAGAAGATTCCCGTCTGGCAGAGCTCGGAGAGCTTTGAGTCCGTGTGCCGTGCGTGCTCGTCTCTGGCACGTCCGGAGAGCCCtcggggagcaggggcagagggttcCGGTTTCCTCGTTGACCGAGGGGGCAGCCGAGGTCAGCGAGGGTCCCCGGCCCGGCGGCTCTCCTCCCGTTGCCGGTGCTCTGCTCGGGGCTGGCAGGCCGGCAGGCTTTCCTGCGACCCCGCAAGCCAGTGGCCCGGAGCGGCGGGAGGGCAAGGGCTGAGCCTGGGGACAGAGGGGCCCCGTGGGACTGTGGGGAGCTGAGGGCGCACGACGGAACCCGGGTGGGCTGTGTCCCTCCTCCGCAGCCCTGGACCGCGCAGGTCTCCATGGGTGCCCCATGGAAGAGGGCCTCAGAGCTGAGCGCCTGCTCGTTCCTCCTGCCCGCTCCACTCCTTCTGGAGGCCCAGCCGGTGACTCCTGCGAGCCGGGGGCCAGGGGCCACGCGGGGACCTCGCCCAGCGCTGCTTGCGCTCGGGCAGCCCTCGTGCCCCCGCGGAGTGCGGCGCGGGGCGACCCCGTAACCTGTTGTCTAATTACAGTTGTGATCAGTCCCCGGGAAGGAGACTGGCAGGCGCGCTGAGACGCGGCAGCTCAGCTCCTGTTTCATGGTGAATATTGAAGACGCGCACCCAGGCCGGGCCCCGCACCTCCCGCGGCGGCCGCGGCAGCGTGTGTCCATATCACCTCAGCTCCCCGTAGCTGGTGACCGCGTGCGACTTCCCAGCAGGCCCCATGTGCGCCTCGGAGGGGTCTGGCCCCACCCGAAATGCCTGCCCCCCTGGGCTGTGCCGTGTGGCTTCGCCACGGGGTTCCTTCTCGCTCGGACGCACGGCGGCCTGGGCGCTGTCGGGACGGGCGGGCCGCACGCCGGCCGGAGCGTCCAGCCGCTTCCCCCAGGCCTCGGGGCTCCTGCAAACCCAGCGCCTCCTCGGAgcgcggggtggggagggggcgtcCAGAGGTCCACGTGCCGCCTTCCCCTTTGTGCCGCAGGCCGTGAAGCTGCAGGAGCAGGAGCGGAAGGACGCGTCGCTCCGGCGGCAACAGCTGgaggagcggcggcggcggcaggagGCGGAGCTGCGGcgtgtggaggaggagaaggagcgcGCTCTGGGGCTGCAGCGCAGGGAGCGCGAGCTGCGGGAGCGGCTGCTGAGCATCCTGCTGACCAAGAAGGCGGACGACCCCCGCGCGCGCGACGAGCTCGCGCTCTCCCACGCGCAGCTGCTGCAGCCGGTGCTGGACATCCTGCACACCGTGTCGGCCGGCTGCGTGGGCGCTGCCGCCCTGCACCCGCTGGGGGGCCAGCCGCCCCTCGACACGCCGAAGGACACCCCGCCGCGGCCGGAGAGCGACGACACGCCCAGGAATGGGACCGGGAGCGTCCCCGAGGAGGCCCCGTGCAAGGGAGGCCCCGATTCTCGCCTCGCCGCCACCGGGGACGCCTCCCCGGACAAGCGGTGCCCCGGCGTCCTCGCCTGCATTCCCGACAATAACCAGCAGCCCAAGGGCCTGCCCGCCACCTGGGACCAGAACGCGCCCAAAAAGGACATCCGTTCAGAGCAAGACAAGTGCAACCGGGAGCCCAGCGGGAGTCGAGGCCGGGCCAGCGGGGGCCGCGTGGACGACGAGCGGCACAAGCGGGAGAGGAGCCGGCCGCGGCGGGCGGGCAGTCGGGAGGACGGGAGGCAGCCGCGGAAGGAGCGGCGGCAGCACAAGAAGCGCTCGCGCCAGGACGACAGCCCTCCGCGGCGGAGCGCCAGCCCCGCGCGCAGCCGGGCCCGCAGGTCGCACAGCAGAGAGCGGTCCAGCCGCCGGGAGAGGAGCCGAGACCGCAGGGGCGGCTCGGGCCGGAAGCGGAGCCGCCATCGCCGCAGTGAGCGGGACAGGTCGCGCTCCGGGTCCCCCGGCCGGCACCGCAGCACCTGGAACAGGTAATGCGCGGTGTTGCCCCGTGCGGCCGCCGGGCAAAGATCCGGACCGTGGGGCTTCCCGGTCCCCTTCCGCCCGGCCTCCGCGCAGCTCTGCGCCCAGGAGCCCGCCTCGCAGGAGGGCCGCGCGTCCTGCGTCTCCTCGTCAACACCCGCTGGTCCTCTTCCAGCGTGCCGTCCGTACTCGCTACCTTTAGTTTTCCTTCGAAACTGTTGATCCGATAGCTTTAACGTCACCGCTCTGTCTCCAGCAGGAGACGCGCCCTGGCCGGTAGCGGTGACTTGTGCGCTCAGGCCGAGCGGCCTTTCTGTCCCGTCCAGGGACAGCCCCGCGTGCACTGACTGCATGGGACGCACGTGCCCATCGTCTGGGGACAGACTGTCAAGGACGGACAGCCGGGGTCCCAGAGGGCCCTGAAAATTTGAAAAAGTCGCGCCCTggcgcttttgtttccttttccttttgtaattttaAGTGATTGGGAAGCGCGGTTGGCCGTTGAAGCCGGCCGTCTGGAGCCTGCCCTCCCGCGTGGCGCCGGGCGAGTCCTCGCGGTCAGCGCTCACCGGTGCGGCCTCTCCATCCGCCGGGCGTGGGGCGCGGTCCGGCTCGGTGTCCCGCCCCTTCGCTCCGGACGCATCCGCGCTGCAAACTGG
Protein-coding regions in this window:
- the LOC123935811 gene encoding A-kinase anchor protein 17A-like, producing the protein MAAATIVHDTSEAVELCPPYGLYLKPITKMTISVALPQLKQPGKSISNWEVMERLKGMVHNHQFSTLRISKSTMDFIRFEGEVENKSLVKSFLACLDGKTIKLSGFSDILKVRAAEFKIDFPTRHDWDSFFRDAKDMNETLPGERPDTIHLEGLPCRWFALKESGSEKPSEEVLVKVFEKFGEIRNVDIPMLDPYREEMTGRNFHTFSFGGHLNFEAYVQYREYVGFIQAMSALRGMKLMYKGEDGKAVACNIKVSFDSTKHLSDASIKKRQLERQKLQELEQQREEQKRREKEAEERQRAEERKQKQLEELERERKREEKLRRREQKQRDRELRRSQKKLEKLQAQEQKQLQEKIRLEERKLLLAQRNLQSIRLVAELLSRAKAVKLQEQERKDASLRRQQLEERRRRQEAELRRVEEEKERALGLQRRERELRERLLSILLTKKADDPRARDELALSHAQLLQPVLDILHTVSAGCVGAAALHPLGGQPPLDTPKDTPPRPESDDTPRNGTGSVPEEAPCKGGPDSRLAATGDASPDKRCPGVLACIPDNNQQPKGLPATWDQNAPKKDIRSEQDKCNREPSGSRGRASGGRVDDERHKRERSRPRRAGSREDGRQPRKERRQHKKRSRQDDSPPRRSASPARSRARRSHSRERSSRRERSRDRRGGSGRKRSRHRRSERDRSRSGSPGRHRSTWNR